From the Halorhabdus utahensis DSM 12940 genome, one window contains:
- a CDS encoding CheF family chemotaxis protein, with the protein MSEEERKILDIAGDYRQVRRDGQPVEDPDWQSARIVLTDRRLVLAGNGSNRTIPHGRVTIPDDLDGAENAAETLVLQMGSTVIEVSPAGETDFQDAYYRANLAGEVVLVNHPAVVGGVVQEDAAWEKAKFSTTEDGFSLTFPGGDRVRCDFADVGTVETGSRSVMGETRPVVEIEHTDDDDRSVETHLSGTERHTSVLRELFEERVAERDEDYELTETESQVLMALYSGVSPFEMSDFVGLSVDEVEEIYQKLLDVGAVDKVRTRTEVSLNAQGRNMASEAMSEQ; encoded by the coding sequence ATGAGCGAGGAAGAACGAAAGATCCTGGACATCGCCGGAGACTACCGGCAGGTCCGCCGCGACGGCCAGCCGGTCGAGGATCCCGACTGGCAGTCCGCACGGATCGTCCTGACGGACAGACGGCTCGTCCTCGCGGGCAACGGATCGAACCGGACGATCCCCCACGGGCGGGTCACGATCCCGGACGACCTCGATGGGGCCGAAAACGCCGCCGAGACGCTCGTTTTGCAAATGGGCTCGACCGTGATCGAAGTGTCCCCCGCGGGTGAGACGGATTTTCAAGACGCGTACTATCGGGCAAACCTCGCCGGCGAGGTCGTCCTCGTGAATCATCCAGCAGTCGTCGGCGGTGTCGTCCAGGAGGACGCAGCGTGGGAGAAAGCGAAGTTCTCGACCACCGAAGACGGGTTCTCGCTGACGTTTCCCGGCGGGGATCGCGTCAGGTGTGACTTCGCTGACGTCGGGACCGTCGAGACGGGATCGCGATCGGTCATGGGAGAGACACGACCGGTCGTCGAGATCGAACACACCGACGATGATGACCGGAGCGTCGAGACCCACCTCTCCGGGACGGAGCGACACACGTCCGTCCTCCGGGAACTGTTCGAGGAACGCGTCGCCGAACGCGACGAGGATTACGAACTCACCGAGACAGAGAGCCAGGTGTTGATGGCACTGTACTCCGGCGTCTCCCCGTTCGAGATGAGCGACTTCGTCGGCCTCAGCGTCGATGAAGTCGAAGAAATCTACCAGAAGCTGCTCGACGTCGGTGCGGTCGACAAAGTCCGCACCCGCACGGAAGTCTCACTCAACGCTCAGGGCCGCAACATGGCCAGCGAGGCGATGAGCGAGCAGTGA
- a CDS encoding BGTF surface domain-containing protein yields the protein MTDTTSKLRALFLAALMVFSVFAGTVALSGSVAAAESGNTSGVDGPVFQGEELTVDSGTYSAQGGGDDVIVGNGDLVQVRRGILGDQDSTQEAVAEVESGSAVFSGSQMDLETGYYFLRANGSNLQGTQFEIVQQDLEVSNWGGVYYDDEAGFDDNGLNVKTDNLGVAEGSFNILVNSTSLDQSELNTVFGGAASAHGDHKIQLTVDSSDKYLGVNFSSLDLGTYDFTVESQTSNAEGTFSIEYKTAGETTASFENNVFSQEVGDNAAFTVNMENTDTATVNITDDSGEYWANLTVMDSTNGGDADDGQVTVQMNTFLAGGHGNAFSPAEGADTVNVDYEESIGDFRLATGSYDLTVNAGNEEQDVATLALNPRETVSASTIVAPMNDNFEDVSEITNGTEMSHVAFGDNLAVEVEASGVFAYLGSATSDGLNVTFKQENFDGKYGNAPEFDISGDDFSIEPDAANNRFFVVVDTDAQTGLPDTQDISAGEEYSVTFEVDGDNNPYVASGETETVSTDITFAERSSSFDLVESPYDVENVDSAEIKGSSNLAPGTTITVQALKSGDFLEQDTDVEVMDNGTWTAQFDFGDREVGEEFELSLKRAGNTDAVDAVFSDTPEWETQESAEALQAQIDELETLLNSTMDELNATESMLEQKNATIEELEQELNETGGASQELLDQKNATIAELQNQTEELNQQLADAESQLLNQTTTIADLESEVSAMNLSARKWEAEASDLQNQTESLQSMLEAKNSTISEQESTISERDSTISELESDVSDLESQIEDAQSTTASGPGFTAVLALVALMGAALLAVRRQQ from the coding sequence ATGACAGACACAACAAGCAAACTCCGCGCGCTGTTCCTCGCAGCGCTGATGGTCTTCAGCGTCTTCGCTGGGACCGTCGCGCTGAGTGGCAGTGTCGCGGCAGCGGAATCAGGAAACACCAGCGGCGTTGACGGCCCGGTGTTCCAGGGAGAAGAGCTTACAGTTGACTCGGGAACCTATTCGGCCCAAGGTGGCGGCGACGACGTGATCGTCGGGAACGGCGACCTCGTCCAGGTTCGAAGAGGTATCCTCGGCGACCAGGACTCGACGCAGGAGGCCGTTGCCGAGGTTGAGAGCGGATCGGCCGTATTCTCGGGTAGTCAGATGGATCTCGAGACGGGGTACTACTTCCTCCGTGCAAACGGGTCGAACCTTCAGGGTACCCAGTTCGAGATCGTCCAGCAGGACCTCGAGGTATCAAACTGGGGAGGCGTCTATTACGATGACGAGGCCGGATTCGACGACAACGGTCTCAACGTCAAGACGGACAACCTCGGCGTCGCCGAGGGATCCTTCAACATTCTCGTCAACTCCACGAGCCTCGACCAGAGCGAACTGAACACGGTCTTTGGCGGGGCAGCATCGGCCCACGGAGACCACAAGATCCAGCTGACCGTTGACTCGTCGGACAAGTACTTGGGTGTCAACTTCTCCAGCCTGGACCTCGGCACGTACGACTTCACGGTGGAGTCCCAGACCTCGAATGCCGAGGGCACGTTCAGCATCGAGTACAAGACGGCCGGAGAAACCACGGCATCCTTCGAGAACAACGTCTTCAGCCAGGAAGTCGGTGACAACGCCGCGTTCACCGTCAACATGGAGAACACCGACACGGCGACGGTCAACATCACCGACGATTCCGGTGAATACTGGGCCAACCTCACCGTCATGGACAGCACCAACGGCGGCGACGCCGACGACGGTCAGGTCACTGTCCAGATGAACACCTTCCTCGCCGGCGGACACGGAAACGCATTCTCGCCGGCAGAGGGTGCAGACACCGTGAACGTTGACTACGAAGAATCCATCGGAGACTTCCGCCTCGCGACCGGCTCGTACGACCTGACGGTCAACGCCGGTAACGAGGAGCAGGACGTCGCGACGCTCGCGCTGAACCCGCGTGAAACGGTCAGTGCATCGACGATCGTCGCGCCGATGAACGACAACTTCGAAGATGTCTCCGAGATCACGAACGGGACCGAGATGTCCCACGTCGCCTTCGGTGACAACCTCGCAGTCGAGGTCGAGGCATCCGGTGTCTTCGCCTACCTCGGTAGCGCCACCAGCGACGGACTCAACGTCACGTTCAAGCAGGAGAACTTCGACGGCAAGTACGGCAACGCGCCCGAATTCGACATTAGCGGGGACGACTTCAGCATCGAGCCGGACGCTGCCAACAACCGCTTCTTCGTCGTCGTTGATACGGACGCACAGACTGGCCTTCCGGACACGCAAGACATCAGTGCCGGGGAGGAGTACTCGGTCACCTTCGAAGTCGACGGCGATAACAACCCGTACGTCGCCAGTGGTGAAACCGAAACCGTGAGCACGGACATCACGTTCGCCGAGCGGAGTAGCTCCTTCGACCTGGTCGAGTCTCCGTACGATGTCGAGAACGTCGACAGCGCCGAGATCAAGGGTAGCAGCAACCTTGCGCCCGGCACCACGATCACGGTCCAGGCGCTGAAGTCCGGTGACTTCCTCGAACAGGACACTGACGTCGAAGTCATGGACAACGGCACGTGGACTGCCCAGTTCGACTTCGGCGACCGCGAGGTTGGCGAAGAGTTCGAACTCTCGCTGAAGCGCGCCGGTAACACGGACGCTGTCGACGCGGTCTTCTCGGACACGCCCGAATGGGAGACCCAGGAGTCCGCCGAGGCACTCCAGGCCCAGATCGACGAGCTCGAGACGCTCCTCAACAGCACGATGGACGAGCTGAACGCGACCGAGAGCATGCTCGAGCAGAAGAACGCCACGATCGAAGAGCTCGAACAGGAGCTCAACGAGACCGGTGGCGCAAGCCAGGAACTCCTCGACCAGAAGAACGCAACCATCGCGGAGCTCCAGAACCAGACCGAGGAGCTGAACCAGCAGCTCGCGGACGCTGAGAGCCAGCTTCTCAACCAGACGACCACGATCGCGGACCTCGAGTCCGAAGTCAGCGCGATGAACCTCTCGGCCCGGAAGTGGGAAGCGGAAGCCTCCGACCTCCAGAACCAGACCGAGAGTCTCCAGAGCATGCTCGAGGCCAAGAACTCGACGATCTCCGAGCAGGAGTCGACGATCTCCGAGCGAGACTCGACGATCAGTGAGCTCGAATCCGATGTCTCCGATCTCGAGAGTCAGATCGAAGACGCACAGAGCACGACCGCCAGCGGCCCCGGCTTCACGGCCGTGCTCGCGCTGGTCGCACTGATGGGCGCCGCACTGCTCGCAGTCCGCCGCCAGCAGTAA
- a CDS encoding endo-1,4-beta-xylanase — translation MTDDRLHVHGDRRTFLKSVGALGAATAVGSGTIGSVAADGHLDEYHQTLQSELQEQYDLPAGSFLFGATEQATIDSFEFQSGDSGNLSEISIDNDSVPITQGVQIEVNEEGADSWSYSYQRFLTEQDFAQGDVLLGVAYLRSESDNAETEGFFKYRYKDAEGDDWSYQNANYITDNSAVQPGSEWTRYYFPIEVGSRPGSIRDAYVEFWLGMAQQTVEFGGMALIDYSDADVGIGNLPSGEAVPPEESSGYQIWTDTDDPYYSDLVSDLKGYNLGGAGKFAYGTTEAATFDAYEVAGGSSDLANQESIDVGDDVPFSEATRIEVTEQADDDWLVNLKAYGDRALESGDALLGVAYMRAPEGDTSITYKMTSSGDESANYVTKPRPPLTGEWKRFYFPIEAGSAAASGEWWTEIWLGAQAQTVDIGGLAVVDFAKGVSVGDLPAWEQEINEEWEDEADARIEEHRKTDVAVEVVDGDGSAVEGADVEVAMQEHDFSFGTEVTADHLIQNTEPGDQYRQVITENFNTAVLGNHHKWRFFEEAQDIADSATEWLVEQNMRIRGHVCLWAAVDSYAVPEDVVAAMGREWSEVENPELDPEYVRDRTMSHIEEIINHYADFQDYGSVIDEWEVHNETTHVPGFIKAVRGVGPDEELDINAVEAPVLAEWHNHAEDVAPDDVGIAINDYNTIEGPYQSTRDNHKRMAEFLIENDVDLDGIGLQSHFSQSSALTPSEIWEALEFYSGLGAGIRITEFDMADDTWMEADKATFFKQFLKITFSHPNAETFMVWGFQDSLHWRDDAPFFDSQWNPKPALDVWQNLIFDEWWTEESGSTDADGMFATDAFKGTYHITATHGEETVEREVEISDDTDTLTMTVGEGDGEQDDGEADDGETDDGEDDGEETPPGALPGGKGAPQDLDGDGLHEDVNGDGNANIADVRSLLNNRNNEMVQSNADAYDFTGDGKVGVSDVLELFRKLYR, via the coding sequence ATGACAGACGATAGATTACACGTTCACGGCGACAGGCGGACGTTCCTGAAGTCCGTCGGGGCACTGGGGGCGGCAACTGCAGTCGGGTCGGGGACAATTGGGTCAGTGGCAGCCGATGGCCACCTCGACGAGTATCACCAGACGCTGCAGAGTGAACTCCAGGAGCAGTACGACTTGCCGGCTGGGTCGTTCCTGTTCGGGGCGACCGAGCAGGCGACGATCGACAGCTTCGAATTCCAGTCGGGGGATAGCGGGAATCTCTCGGAGATCTCGATCGACAACGACAGCGTCCCGATCACACAGGGCGTCCAAATCGAGGTAAACGAGGAAGGCGCAGACTCCTGGTCGTACTCCTACCAGCGGTTCCTCACGGAGCAGGACTTCGCGCAAGGTGACGTCCTCCTCGGTGTCGCGTACCTCCGGAGCGAGTCGGACAACGCGGAGACGGAAGGGTTCTTCAAATATCGGTACAAGGACGCCGAAGGCGACGACTGGAGCTATCAGAACGCGAACTACATCACGGACAACTCGGCCGTCCAGCCCGGCTCGGAGTGGACGCGCTATTACTTCCCGATCGAAGTCGGGTCCCGCCCGGGTTCAATCCGGGACGCATACGTCGAATTCTGGCTCGGGATGGCCCAGCAGACCGTCGAGTTCGGCGGGATGGCGCTGATCGACTACAGTGACGCCGACGTCGGGATCGGCAACCTCCCGAGCGGGGAGGCGGTGCCGCCCGAGGAGAGCAGTGGCTATCAGATCTGGACGGACACTGACGACCCGTACTACTCGGATCTCGTCAGCGACCTCAAGGGGTACAACCTCGGTGGGGCGGGTAAGTTCGCCTACGGGACGACCGAAGCCGCGACCTTCGACGCCTACGAGGTCGCCGGCGGCAGTTCCGACCTCGCCAACCAGGAGTCCATCGATGTCGGCGACGACGTCCCGTTCTCGGAGGCGACCCGGATCGAAGTGACCGAGCAAGCCGACGACGACTGGCTCGTAAACCTCAAGGCGTACGGCGATCGGGCACTCGAGAGTGGTGACGCGTTGCTCGGCGTCGCGTACATGCGCGCCCCCGAGGGAGACACATCGATCACCTACAAGATGACCTCCTCGGGTGACGAGTCGGCCAACTACGTCACCAAGCCGCGCCCGCCGCTCACCGGCGAGTGGAAGCGGTTCTACTTCCCGATCGAGGCCGGAAGCGCCGCCGCATCGGGCGAGTGGTGGACCGAGATCTGGCTCGGCGCACAGGCCCAGACCGTCGACATCGGCGGCCTCGCCGTGGTCGACTTCGCCAAGGGTGTCTCGGTCGGTGACCTCCCTGCCTGGGAGCAAGAGATCAACGAGGAATGGGAAGACGAAGCCGATGCTCGGATCGAGGAACACCGCAAGACCGACGTCGCGGTCGAAGTCGTCGACGGCGACGGCAGCGCCGTCGAGGGGGCCGACGTCGAGGTCGCGATGCAGGAACACGACTTCAGCTTCGGCACCGAGGTCACGGCCGACCACCTGATCCAGAACACCGAACCGGGTGATCAATATCGACAGGTCATCACGGAGAATTTCAACACCGCCGTCCTGGGCAACCATCACAAGTGGCGCTTCTTCGAGGAGGCACAGGACATCGCCGACTCGGCGACCGAATGGCTCGTCGAGCAGAACATGCGGATCCGCGGGCACGTCTGTCTGTGGGCAGCCGTCGACTCCTACGCCGTGCCGGAAGACGTCGTCGCGGCGATGGGGCGCGAGTGGTCGGAAGTCGAGAATCCCGAGCTCGATCCGGAGTACGTCCGCGATCGGACGATGTCTCACATCGAGGAGATCATCAACCACTACGCGGACTTCCAGGACTACGGCAGCGTCATCGACGAGTGGGAGGTTCACAACGAGACCACCCACGTACCCGGATTCATCAAGGCGGTCCGCGGTGTCGGTCCCGACGAGGAACTCGACATCAACGCCGTCGAAGCACCGGTCCTCGCCGAGTGGCACAACCACGCCGAGGATGTCGCCCCCGACGACGTCGGGATCGCGATCAACGACTACAACACCATCGAGGGGCCGTATCAGTCGACGCGTGACAACCACAAGCGGATGGCCGAGTTCCTGATCGAGAACGACGTCGATCTCGACGGGATCGGCCTCCAGAGCCACTTCAGCCAATCGTCGGCACTCACGCCATCCGAGATCTGGGAGGCCCTGGAGTTCTACAGCGGCCTCGGTGCCGGCATCCGGATCACCGAGTTCGACATGGCCGACGACACCTGGATGGAAGCCGACAAGGCCACCTTCTTCAAGCAGTTCCTGAAGATAACGTTCAGCCATCCGAACGCGGAGACCTTCATGGTGTGGGGCTTCCAGGACTCCCTCCACTGGCGGGACGACGCTCCGTTCTTCGACTCCCAGTGGAACCCCAAGCCGGCCCTGGACGTCTGGCAGAACCTCATCTTCGACGAGTGGTGGACCGAGGAATCCGGCAGCACGGACGCCGACGGAATGTTCGCGACGGACGCCTTCAAGGGCACGTACCACATCACCGCGACCCACGGCGAGGAGACCGTCGAGCGCGAGGTCGAGATCAGCGACGACACCGACACCCTGACGATGACGGTCGGCGAAGGCGATGGCGAGCAAGACGACGGCGAAGCAGACGACGGCGAAACAGACGACGGAGAGGACGATGGCGAAGAAACGCCGCCCGGTGCACTGCCCGGCGGCAAGGGAGCCCCCCAGGACCTCGACGGTGACGGCCTCCACGAGGACGTCAACGGCGACGGCAACGCTAACATCGCCGACGTCCGGTCGCTGCTGAACAATCGTAACAACGAGATGGTCCAGTCGAACGCCGACGCCTACGACTTCACTGGAGACGGCAAAGTCGGCGTCAGCGACGTCCTGGAGCTGTTCCGGAAGCTCTACCGGTAA
- a CDS encoding sugar phosphate nucleotidyltransferase: MSCQTAIVLAAGEGTRLRPLTHNRPKPMLPAGNTPILEYVLDALVEAGVEELVLVVGYERDRVQNHVGPTYRGRPVTYVDQTKQLGTGHALLQAQAAVEGSFLVVNGDTLIDPTIVEDVTDQFEESEPRATLAVLDGPDPTDYGAVLVEDGLVTNLVEKPDAGEYRYINAGVYAFEPSIFEMIERTPREAGELALTDTLARLIDDRSVGAVETDGTWVDATYPWDLLELARTVLANGRLDPPESRDQVWIDASASVHEAATIQPPAVIGPDSEVGAGAVIGPNVAIGRNVTVGANGTIATAVLDDDARVGPGSTLIDAIVGQAVTLGPNAVVSGGPGDVRIGTAIYEDEPLGALLADRVEAGGDVSFAPGTLVGPNAHLATGVSVEGCVTEGAEVRR, translated from the coding sequence ATGAGCTGTCAGACAGCCATCGTCCTCGCAGCCGGAGAAGGCACGCGTCTCCGGCCGCTGACACACAACCGCCCGAAGCCCATGCTCCCCGCGGGAAATACGCCGATTCTGGAGTACGTCCTCGACGCACTCGTCGAGGCTGGTGTCGAGGAACTCGTCCTCGTCGTCGGCTACGAGCGCGATCGGGTCCAGAATCACGTCGGGCCGACCTACCGGGGGCGGCCGGTCACGTACGTTGACCAGACGAAACAACTCGGCACGGGTCACGCACTCCTCCAGGCCCAGGCAGCCGTTGAGGGATCGTTCCTCGTCGTCAACGGCGACACTCTCATCGACCCGACAATCGTCGAGGACGTCACCGACCAGTTCGAAGAGAGTGAGCCGCGAGCGACGTTGGCCGTCCTCGACGGTCCCGACCCCACGGATTATGGAGCTGTCCTCGTCGAGGATGGGCTTGTCACGAATCTGGTCGAGAAACCGGACGCTGGCGAGTATCGCTACATCAACGCTGGCGTCTACGCGTTCGAGCCGTCGATCTTCGAGATGATCGAACGGACGCCGCGCGAGGCGGGCGAGTTGGCGCTGACCGACACCCTGGCACGGCTGATCGACGATCGCAGCGTCGGCGCAGTCGAGACCGACGGCACGTGGGTCGACGCAACCTATCCGTGGGATCTGCTCGAACTCGCACGAACGGTCCTCGCGAACGGCCGGCTCGATCCCCCGGAGTCTCGCGACCAGGTCTGGATCGACGCGAGTGCGTCTGTCCACGAGGCAGCGACGATCCAGCCACCGGCAGTCATCGGTCCGGATAGTGAGGTCGGTGCAGGTGCGGTGATCGGGCCAAACGTCGCGATCGGTCGGAACGTCACCGTCGGTGCCAACGGGACGATCGCCACAGCCGTCCTCGACGACGACGCACGCGTCGGCCCGGGTTCGACCCTGATCGATGCGATCGTCGGCCAGGCCGTCACTCTGGGTCCGAATGCCGTCGTCTCGGGTGGACCGGGCGACGTCCGGATCGGAACGGCGATCTACGAGGACGAGCCACTCGGCGCACTACTGGCCGACCGGGTGGAGGCAGGGGGCGACGTCAGCTTCGCACCAGGGACACTCGTCGGGCCGAACGCACATCTGGCGACCGGCGTCAGCGTCGAGGGGTGTGTCACCGAAGGGGCGGAGGTGCGGCGCTGA
- a CDS encoding CheF family chemotaxis protein gives MSEGERKLMDDRGQYLQAATDGRDIQDADWTQCRIVLTTKRIVLIADEKQVIPLTDVDDVGGRFDVNQNAAGVANYVTLHIDDDVMLLRAPEQEAFETDLYRAFLDNTLIYVQHPAVKGGVVQGTEWQRAKVKLTDEAIKLAVADGQYVTIGRDDIGDVETDERTVDGAERRIFEVEHTDSEDRSVETHITGEGQQITILEAILEEGVERNRANLDLSPTEQQIVMALHTGVSPFDIPDFVDEDVREIEEIFDRLIELDVIETIRERTEVEMTSRGRQVASEEMGSQ, from the coding sequence ATGAGCGAGGGCGAGCGTAAACTGATGGACGATCGGGGGCAGTACCTCCAGGCAGCCACGGACGGCAGAGACATCCAGGATGCCGACTGGACGCAGTGCCGAATCGTACTCACGACAAAGCGGATCGTCCTCATCGCCGACGAGAAGCAGGTGATTCCACTGACCGACGTCGACGACGTCGGTGGTCGCTTCGACGTCAACCAGAACGCGGCCGGCGTCGCGAATTACGTCACGCTCCATATCGACGATGACGTCATGCTCCTGCGGGCACCTGAACAGGAGGCTTTCGAGACGGACCTCTACCGGGCGTTTCTCGATAATACGCTCATCTACGTCCAGCATCCGGCGGTCAAGGGTGGCGTCGTCCAGGGAACGGAATGGCAACGGGCGAAGGTCAAGCTCACAGACGAGGCGATCAAACTCGCGGTCGCCGACGGGCAATACGTCACCATCGGCCGGGACGACATCGGTGACGTCGAGACCGACGAACGGACTGTCGACGGGGCCGAACGACGGATCTTCGAGGTCGAGCACACCGACAGCGAGGACCGGAGCGTCGAGACCCACATCACCGGTGAAGGCCAACAGATCACGATCCTGGAGGCGATTCTGGAAGAAGGTGTCGAGCGAAACCGCGCGAACCTCGACCTCTCGCCGACCGAACAGCAGATCGTGATGGCGCTCCACACGGGCGTCTCGCCCTTCGATATCCCCGATTTCGTCGACGAAGACGTCAGGGAGATCGAGGAGATCTTCGATCGGCTGATCGAACTCGACGTGATCGAAACGATCCGCGAGCGGACCGAAGTCGAGATGACCTCCCGAGGGCGACAGGTCGCGAGCGAGGAGATGGGGTCACAGTAA
- a CDS encoding tRNA pseudouridine(54/55) synthase Pus10, with amino-acid sequence MDLLEFARAARATGPLCDACLGRPVADRSFGLTNTERGRALRTTVALDDDEPIDAPDECWVCEGACEDFDDWADRAADAIAEYDFDTYQVGTRVPALIEENERLLREDAGLAPDAGEPLKGEFNREVGKRLGGQIDAEVDFDRPDVQLLLDLDADQIEVQVNSAFVYGRYRKIKRDIPQTEWPCNDCNATGTVDGEPCEGCGGTGYRYDESVEELTAPVVREAMDGSRAVFHGAGREDVDARMLGTGRPFVIEVKEPRTRDVDVGDLQDDINEFADGKVEVDGLALATHDMVERVKAHDASKTYRMTVALDKDVDAPTLEAALAELEGKTIEQRTPNRVAHRRGDIVRTRDVYAIDGKLDPDGAGMDLSVGAEADDSGTSTANHATIEVHGEGGLYVKELISGDEGRTEPSLAGVLDTPAEVTALDVLQVEGEDEPFEREAFFRDARAE; translated from the coding sequence ATGGATCTCCTCGAATTCGCCCGGGCCGCCCGCGCGACCGGCCCGCTCTGTGACGCGTGTCTCGGCCGGCCGGTCGCCGACCGGAGCTTCGGACTCACGAACACCGAGCGCGGCCGTGCGTTACGGACCACCGTCGCACTGGACGACGACGAACCGATCGACGCTCCCGACGAGTGCTGGGTGTGTGAGGGTGCCTGCGAGGATTTCGACGACTGGGCCGACCGCGCCGCGGACGCCATCGCCGAATACGATTTCGACACCTATCAGGTCGGGACGCGCGTCCCCGCACTGATCGAGGAGAACGAGCGCTTGCTCAGAGAAGACGCCGGCCTCGCACCCGACGCGGGCGAACCGCTCAAGGGGGAGTTCAACCGCGAGGTCGGCAAGCGCCTGGGCGGGCAGATCGACGCCGAGGTCGACTTCGATCGGCCGGACGTCCAGTTGCTTCTGGACCTCGACGCTGACCAGATCGAGGTCCAGGTCAACTCGGCGTTCGTCTACGGTCGCTACCGAAAGATCAAGCGCGACATCCCACAGACTGAGTGGCCCTGCAACGACTGCAACGCCACCGGCACCGTCGACGGCGAGCCCTGTGAGGGCTGTGGCGGAACGGGCTATCGCTACGACGAGAGCGTCGAGGAACTCACCGCGCCGGTCGTCCGCGAGGCGATGGACGGTTCCCGGGCGGTCTTCCACGGAGCCGGCCGCGAGGACGTCGACGCGCGCATGCTCGGCACCGGTCGCCCGTTCGTGATCGAGGTCAAGGAACCCCGGACGCGCGACGTGGATGTCGGCGACCTCCAGGACGACATCAACGAGTTCGCCGATGGGAAGGTCGAAGTCGACGGGCTCGCCCTCGCGACCCACGACATGGTCGAGCGCGTCAAGGCACACGATGCGAGCAAGACCTACCGGATGACGGTCGCGCTCGACAAGGATGTCGACGCGCCGACCCTCGAAGCGGCCCTCGCGGAACTCGAAGGGAAGACGATCGAGCAGCGGACGCCAAACCGCGTTGCTCACCGCCGCGGCGACATCGTCCGCACGCGTGACGTCTACGCCATCGATGGCAAACTCGACCCGGACGGGGCGGGGATGGACCTGTCCGTCGGAGCGGAAGCCGACGACTCCGGCACGTCCACAGCCAACCACGCGACGATCGAGGTCCACGGCGAGGGGGGCCTCTACGTGAAGGAACTGATCTCGGGGGACGAGGGCCGAACGGAGCCGAGTCTTGCCGGAGTACTCGACACGCCCGCTGAGGTGACAGCTCTCGACGTCCTCCAGGTCGAGGGCGAGGACGAACCGTTCGAACGCGAGGCGTTCTTCCGGGACGCCCGAGCGGAATGA